The following proteins are co-located in the Phaeodactylum tricornutum CCAP 1055/1 chromosome 2, whole genome shotgun sequence genome:
- a CDS encoding predicted protein yields MSFRSNGLPRHRNGVFLIIRSRAAIGSQAASTPTPLWPRKSGFAMSKRLLPTKEDDFWTLALDERLKNTQILPAGEGVDYFNATTRSMLYNIPYGESMIVTLPLSDLPMIDGAWSPTGSQAWYASALLSAILLQESDERIVGILCRSESLSILELGSGAVGLSGIVSNLLLSRRPGTHRVYLTDRDPNILKQLEQNVMQYNEHLRKHYPAIKEEHMEVQNLDWNDGSACSRLKDLDLVIGSELVYTLETAKGCASCVQILLKNNPNAHRGILDQSQFTACFISTPRVIGSD; encoded by the exons ATGAGTTTCCGTTCCAACGGCTTGCCAAGACATCGAAACGGAGTCTTCTTAATAA TACGTTCTCGCGCAGCGATCGGTTCCCAAGCTGCGTCTACACCGACACCTCTTTGGCCTCGGAAGTCCGGATTCGCCATGAGCAAACGGCTATTACCGACGAAAGAAGATGATTTCTGGACTTTGGCATTGGACGAAAGATTGAAGAATACGCAGATCCTTCCTGCGGGTGAAGGTGTTGACTATTTTAATGCCACAACGCGCTCCATGTTGTATAATATACCGTATGGGGAAAGCATGATAGTAACCTTGCCCCTCTCGGACCTCCCCATGATTGACGGCGCCTGGAGTCCAACTGGTTCCCAAGCATGGTATGCTTCCGCATTACTATCTGCCATTCTTCTACAAGAATCGGACGAGCGTATCGTAGGGATATTGTGTAGGTCagagtcactgtcaattcttGAGTTGGGAAGTGGAGCGGTTGGGCTTTCTGGGATCGTGTCCAACTTGCTGTTGAGCCGACGGCCGGGGACCCATCGTGTCTATTTAACAGATCGCGATCCAAATattttgaagcagctcgAGCAAAATGTCATGCAATATAACGAACACCTAAGAAAGCACTATCCCGCGATAAAAGAAGAGCATATGGAGGTCCAAAATTTGGATTGGAATGACGGATCGGCATGCTCGCGCTTAAAAGACTTGGATCTAGTCATTGGATCTGAGCTGGTCTATACGCTAGAGACAGCCAAAGGCTGCGCATCTTGTGTACAAATTCTTCTTAAAAACAATCCCAATGCA CACAGAGGGATTTTGGATCAATCCCAGTTTACAGCCTGTTTTATTTCAACACCGAGAGTAATTGGATCCGACTAG
- a CDS encoding predicted protein, with amino-acid sequence MVRTIARDTHGQGRLKSGHGSVVFTILNRFATSDLTGMSLSPLQSPVSGPPQHRRASAWLRSGAPLTIGLLLYIVVFQYSVYRADVKPVASLREDRHFLYLQNNLKCKKASKLSRPLSKENPGLDFTRQDKLYSHLKNDTVVLPVTTWERFSIRPLKIPYPIFMTSLPKSGTTSLWRYFRCGEVNASHQYVTKQGERKATLAGVCIQDNIKQDKPPFEGCGEYDLFSDTGYLFYDHDEGEQCFFPSVDALDRVYAHYPNATFINVIRDTASWFTSLKNFAQSSLFVRLRLCNGTHFPDGQSKVQDWYKFYNWHNKMVQQFAVDHPSLTYIEVELESNTTSKVLEDSTGIPSQCWKKCRPNKMLCDEELEARDRKTVEDSRKGAKREVVKKLEIKKSRILKSGKLIEMTTKH; translated from the exons ATGGTACGGACAATTGCGAGAGACACACACGGACAAGGACGCCTAAAATCAGGACACGGATCTGTCGTCTTCACAATTCTTAACA GATTTGCTACTTCCGATCTGACCGGGATGTCGCTTTCACCGTTGCAATCCCCTGTCTCTGGTCCACCTCAGCACCGCCGAGCGTCAGCCTGGCTACGTTCTGGAGCCCCTCTCACGATTGGGTTGCTACTGTACATTGTTGTGTTCCAATATTCTGTATATCGTGCCGATGTGAAACCAGTAGCATCGCTACGCGAGGATCGGCATTTTTTatatttgcaaaacaatCTAAAATGCAAAAAGGCAAGCAAATTAAGCCGCCCActttcaaaagaaaatcctGGTCTCGATTTTACCCGACAAGACAAGCTGTATTCTCATCTTAAAAACGATACAGTGGTTTTGCCCGTAACAACCTGGGAGCGTTTCAGCATTAGACCACTCAAGATACCATACCCAATATTTATGACAAGTTTGCCGAAAAGTGGCACCACAAGTCTGTGGCGATATTTTCGGTGCGGAGAAGTCAATGCGTCCCATCAATACGTGACTAAGCAAGGCGAAAGGAAAGCGACACTAGCGGGTGTGTGTATTCAAGACAATATTAAGCAAGACAAGCCTCCCTTTGAAGGATGTGGTGAATATGATTTGTTTTCTGATACGGGT TATCTTTTCTATGACCATGATGAAGGGGAACAGTGCTTCTTCCCTTCGGTTGATGCCTTGGATCGTGTCTACGCTCACTATCCGAACGCAACCTTCATTAATGTTATTCGCGATACTGCGTCATGGTTTACATCGTTAAAGAACTTCGCGCAATCGTCTTTGTTTGTGAGGCTTCGACTTTGCAATGGGACACATTTCCCTGACGGCCAGTCAAAGGTGCAGGATTGGTACAAGTTCTACAATTGGCACAATAAAATGGTACAGCAATTCGCTGTAGACCATCCGTCGCTCACATACATCGAAGTCGAACTAGAAAGCAACACAACTTCTAAGGTACTAGAAGACTCGACCGGCATCCCATCACAATGTTGGAAAAAATGTCGACCAAACAAGATGCTGTGCGACGAAGAACTTGAGGCACGAGATCGCAAGACAGTTGAGGACTCAAGAAAGGGGGCAAAGCGCGAGGTGGTGAAAAAGCTGGAGATCAAAAAATCGCGTATCCTCAAGTCAGGAAAGTTAATCGAAATGACTACAAAGCATTGA
- a CDS encoding predicted protein, which translates to MLGIRRLEIAVVGIFSFYIGLTMYFHSRLYRQANHSSPGFFFVQQASPHNKGQFKKDKRRQRRRKKRSWDPGLDGLGGLPVPLNINLPIFSPSLPKSGTTSLWQYFNCGGHASSHQWVKSNETYSMQSGQCIRQNVLKGRPPFEGCGGYEVYTDTGYANFLPPSPGQLFTPVSCYYPSVDALEEIYQHYPNSTVVMVVRDTNSWYKSMTEWGEGSLLKRWKLCNATGFPSMNAEPKDFLKFYEWHTANIRRFAKAHPTMKYVEVRLESNETGGILEREIGIPRKCWAKCTPASKFCQPTKQS; encoded by the coding sequence ATGTTGGGTATTCGTCGCCTGGAGATAGCCGTCGTGGGCATCTTTTCGTTCTACATTGGTCTGACCATGTATTTCCACTCCCGCCTGTATCGACAAGCGAACCATTCGTCGCCTGGATTTTTTTTTGTACAACAGGCTTCTCCGCATAACAAGGGCCAGTTTAAAAAGGACAAACGACGGCAGCGACGGCGGAAGAAACGAAGTTGGGACCCTGGTCTGGACGGGCTGGGCGGTCTGCCAGTGCCACTGAACATTAATCTTCCCATATTCTCCCCCAGTCTTCCAAAGAGCGGAACAACATCGCTGTGGCAGTATTTTAATTGCGGTGGCCACGCTTCGTCGCACCAGTGGGTTAAGTCGAATGAAACATACAGCATGCAGTCCGGACAATGCATTCGGCAGAATGTTTTAAAAGGTCGACCGCCTTTCGAGGGATGCGGTGGGTATGAGGTCTACACAGACACTGGCTACGCCAACTTTCTTCCCCCAAGTCCTGGCCAGCTCTTCACTCCTGTCTCCTGCTACTACCCGTCGGtggatgctttggaagagaTATATCAGCACTATCCTAACTCAACCGTGGTTATGGTTGTGCGCGATACCAATAGTTGGTACAAAAGTATGACGGAGTGGGGTGAGGGCTCACTGCTCAAGCGGTGGAAGTTGTGCAACGCAACAGGCTTTCCATCGATGAACGCCGAGCCCAAAGATTTCTTAAAATTTTACGAATGGCACACTGCGAACATTCGCCGATTCGCCAAGGCTCATCCAACTATGAAGTATGTAGAAGTCCGATTAGAGTCCAACGAGACGGGTGGTATTCTAGAGCGGGAGATTGGAATTCCACGAAAATGCTGGGCCAAGTGCACTCCAGCTTCTAAATTTTGTCAGCCTACCAAACAATCATAA
- a CDS encoding predicted protein: MIYRSALVVLSLMWAVTAKDYDFIVVGAGSAGSIVSSELVKSGADVLLIEAGGDNTDPAIDSLRSYFDLAFGALFNPFSGFKWIQWGYFSTEQTLAGAGAGATPKTFGIPRGRVLGGSHSINACAYVQANADDFNNIAAEVNDNMWRWRRTQRLRNKLERTIGITKLGKTQTGALDFIATAHEVLGFPFNSNPTQGDQYGISPSFWTGQESSEGGIRTTAFDAFVLPVLNSSNRKGTIDVVTFHQVQHLIFDENDSTKVVGVSTMNVRSNVATEFRALKEVILSSGTYNTPQILMLSGIGPQAHLNDLGLATKIDLPGVGSNLRDHYSVATFWDLKNLPEGAPFLFQSPSLNMFGPEQQGQPSFQFELAGNFGSVVPLRQVSTGTVRLQSSDPMASPIIDPNVLSTSSDVDNMVDGLENYLLPFFQGLIDKNLVTTNSLSPSASAEEIRQYVIERFDTNHHPVGTCKIGSSSDPMAVVDSNFIVRGTANLRVIDASIFPEVPSGNINGPTMTAALLGARKIKLAHRSSMTLDADDEEEDDGNHVRKNV; the protein is encoded by the coding sequence ATGATATATCGGTCAGCGCTCGTCGTCCTTTCCTTGATGTGGGCCGTTACAGCCAAAGACTACGACTTCATCGTTGTCGGAGCTGGAAGTGCGGGCAGCATCGTTTCTTCGGAGTTAGTGAAAAGTGGAGCTGACGTTCTTCTGATTGAAGCTGGCGGTGACAACACCGATCCAGCAATCGATAGCTTGCGCTCCTATTTCGACCTCGCCTTTGGTGCGCTATTCAATCCTTTCAGCGGCTTTAAATGGATTCAATGGGGATACTTTAGCACGGAGCAAACCTTAGCTGGCGCAGGAGCCGGTGCTACCCCTAAAACATTTGGAATCCCTCGAGGGCGTGTGCTGGGTGGGTCGCATTCAATCAACGCCTGCGCATACGTTCAAGCCAACGCTGACGATTTCAACAATATCGCGGCCGAAGTGAATGATAACATGTGGCGATGGCGTCGCACTCAACGCCTTCGAAATAAGCTGGAACGGACCATTGGTATCACAAAACTAGGCAAAACTCAGACTGGAGCACTGGACTTCATTGCCACGGCCCACGAAGTGCTCGGCTTCCCGTTCAACTCTAATCCAACTCAAGGGGATCAGTATGGAATCAGCCCGTCGTTCTGGACCGGACAAGAGTCCAGTGAAGGTGGAATTCGAACTACCGCATTCGACGCGTTCGTTCTCCCTGTTTTGAACAGCAGTAATCGAAAAGGTACCATCGACGTTGTCACATTCCACCAAGTGCAGCATCTCATCTTTGATGAGAACGATTCGACCAAGGTCGTCGGAGTTAGCACAATGAATGTCCGCTCAAATGTTGCAACGGAATTCCGTGCGTTGAAGGAAGTCATCCTGTCGAGTGGGACCTACAACACTCCACAGATCCTCATGCTCTCCGGTATTGGACCTCAAGCTCATCTCAATGACTTGGGTCTGGCTACAAAAATTGACCTTCCGGGTGTCGGCTCAAATCTTCGGGACCACTATTCAGTTGCAACATTTTGGGATTTAAAAAATTTGCCAGAGGGAGCCCCGTTTCTATTCCAAAGTCCTTCTCTCAACATGTTTGGACCAGAACAGCAGGGTCAGCCCTCATTCCAATTCGAGCTGGCGGGAAACTTCGGTTCTGTCGTCCCCCTCCGCCAAGTCTCGACCGGTACGGTTCGTCTGCAATCTTCGGATCCTATGGCATCCCCGATCATTGATCCCAATGTATTGAGTACTTCGAGTGATGTCGACAATATGGTCGACGGTCTCGAAAACTATTTGCTACCTTTCTTCCAAGGCCTCATTGACAAGAACTTGGTCACGACAAATAGCCTCAGTCCCAGCGCCTCCGCTGAGGAAATACGTCAGTATGTGATCGAAAGGTTCGATACAAATCACCATCCCGTCGGAACTTGCAAGATAGGGTCGAGTTCAGATCCAATGGCAGTGGTGGATAGTAATTTTATCGTGCGTGGCACCGCCAACCTTCGCGTTATTGACGCTTCCATCTTTCCTGAAGTCCCGTCCGGGAACATCAACGGGCCGACCATGACTGCTGCTCTGTTGGGTGCTCGTAAGATTAAGCTGGCGCATCGCTCCTCAATGACGCTCGATGCtgatgacgaggaagaagacgatggcAATCATGTCCGTAAGAATGTTTAA
- a CDS encoding predicted protein — translation MTHLYARKKVQIDHDEETDTPDRPSHPSPSSRLTPSKSKDRGRKGSSELGWALVAVVGFIFLGLFLGYVLLHNQHRTVISHVLKDPWGHGGGVLRGRAGFRHHFYTGSPRYVTVVMPSVVNQKGRMDRLEAIQDTWGPGARSIFVVHNISEFPQASHAVVSEESLPEDPYAYPQLLLVPPGIGFNDGLPRLYHTIRTVFEKVDPDFAFFVNDHTFVIPEHLCKYLKDRSPNEDLYAGHAMKNGKLVFNSGAAGYVLSRSTMRKMMNTWDERDPDCWVDPEAATSWLQGNPGLATVQCLEISGIVFTHFL, via the exons ATGACGCATCTTTACGCGCGAAAGAAGGTTCAGATCGAccatgatgaagaaacaGATACCCCTGATCGACCAAGTCACCCATCCCCGTCATCGCGCTTGACACCCTCCAAGAGCAAGGATAGGGGACGGAAAGGATCTAGCGAGCTTGGATGGGCATTAGTGGCCGTGGTCGGTTTCATCTTTCTCGGTTTATTTCTTGGCTATGTCCTTTTGCACAATCAGCATCGTACCGTAATTTCACATGTGTTGAAGGATCCGTGGGGACACGGAGGGGGTGTTCTGCGAGGCCGCGCAGGCTTTCGACATCATTTTTACACCGGTTCTCCCCGTTACGTGACCGTCGTGATGCCCTCGGTGGTGAATCAAAAGGGACGAATGGATCGCTTAGAAGCGATACAAGATACCTGGGGGCCGGGGGCGAGATCAATTTTTGTTGTTCACAACATTTCCGAGTTTCCCCAGGCCTCACATGCGGTCGTGTCAGAAGAGTCTCTACCGGAGGATCCTTACGCATACCCACAATTACTCCTAGTGCCGCCAGGAATTGGTTTCAATGATGGACTGCCCAGGCTATATCATACAATTCGGACGGTCTTTGAGAAAGTGGACCCAGATTTTGCGTTTTTCGTGAATGATCACACCTTCGTTATTCCGGAACATCTCTGTAAGTATTTGAAGGATCGTAGTCCGAACGAAGATCTATATGCTGGGCACGCCAtgaaaaatggaaagctAGTGTTTAACTCTGGCGCAGCTGGTTACGTACTGTCTCGAAGTACTATGCGAAAAATGATGAACACATGGGATGAACGCGATCCCGATTGTTGGGTGGATCCAGAAGCCGCCACTTCTTGGTTACAGGGCAATCCTGGATTGGCAACCGTGCAGTGCTTAGAAA TAAGTGGCATCGTTTTCACGCATTTCCTTTGA